GGCAGAGGCTGCGGCCACGGCGCAGCGGTTAGCCTGCCGTTATGGCGAGCGCCGAGCTGGATGAGTTGATCGTCGCGGACGCCGAGGCGCTGCGCGCGTGGTTGTCGGCCAACCACGCCACGTCGCCCGGCGTCTGGCTGGCCCTGACCAAGAAGGGCGGCATAGTCACCACGCTGACCTGGCAGCAGGCGGTCGACGAGGCCCTGTGTTTCGGCTGGATCGACGGGCAGACCCGGAAGCGGGATCAGGAGACCTCTTGGATCCGGTTCACCCCTCGTAGACCCCGCAGTTCCTGGTCACAACGCAATGTCGCCCACGTGGCCCGGCTGGAAGCACAGGGGCGAATGCTGCCCCCAGGCCGCGTCGCGGTAGAAGCCGCGAAGGCGGACGGGCGGTGGGCGACGGCCTACGCCCCGCCGTCGGAAGCCGAGGTGCCGGCCGACCTACTCGCCGCCATCGCCGCCGTCCCGGCCGCCCAGGCCATGTTCGACGTACTCACCAAAACCAACCGGTTCGCTCTCATCTACCGCGTCAATGCCGTCAAACGGGCGCAGACCCGCGAGCGAAAGATCGGCGAGTTCGTCGCCATGCTGTCCCGCCACGAGACGATCTACCCGCAAAAGGCCAAGCCTCCGAACTCGCCGTAATCGGCATCTTCATGATCATGTGCACCCATCTGGCACCCCTCTGTGTCAAGAGGCGGCGAGGAGCGGTGCTCCAGGCTGGGGTTCGGCGGGTCCGGGAAGTGACTGTTCCGAAGTGTCGATCATGGGGATCGGGTCGGCCCCGCTGGATTGAAGAGTCGTCCCCACGTGTCCTCCCGGGCCCGTCCCAGCCTTGTTAGCGTCTTTGATCATTTGCTTGTAGACGACGTCGGACAGTCGGCGCTTGAGTGCGCGCATGGCCTCCATCGGCGTTTTGCCCGCGGGGATGTTCGTACTCATCGGCCTCAAGACGCTGATGTAGA
The nucleotide sequence above comes from Micromonospora sp. NBC_00389. Encoded proteins:
- a CDS encoding YdeI/OmpD-associated family protein — encoded protein: MASAELDELIVADAEALRAWLSANHATSPGVWLALTKKGGIVTTLTWQQAVDEALCFGWIDGQTRKRDQETSWIRFTPRRPRSSWSQRNVAHVARLEAQGRMLPPGRVAVEAAKADGRWATAYAPPSEAEVPADLLAAIAAVPAAQAMFDVLTKTNRFALIYRVNAVKRAQTRERKIGEFVAMLSRHETIYPQKAKPPNSP